The stretch of DNA ACTGCGATCAATGACTACTGGCTGCTCTATTCCTGAAGCAAAGCTTCTTCGCACATTCACAAACAAAAGTGTGCTACCGATCATTAGCGTGGTTATGCTCAGTAAATGCCAGTCATGTTCTAGCGCAAATAAACTATTTGCGATCGCGGCAACACTAACAATTCCTAAACCTAACAACAAGTTTTTTGGCAAACTTTTGCTAGACAAGACTGTGCGATAGTTCAGCATTCACAACGTACTCTCAAAAATCTAATCTTAAAGTATCTTAAGCGTACAGTTTTACCATAAGCGTCAAGACAGCAATAAAAATTTTATAGCAATCTCTGGTTGAAAAAGCATAAGTGCTAATTACAAACCCTGCTGCTGTGAGAATATTGCTTTAGGAGATTTTCAAAAGAAAATATACCCATTTGTAGGGGCAGGTTTTGGAAGAAATCTATGGTTTACCCATAGATTTCTTCCAAAACCTGCCCCTACAGGGATTTTCTTCACTTTGTGTCAATACCCATCACAAATTCTAGATATAGGCAAATGCTCAACGGAACGAATATTTTTTTGATTGGAATGATGGGTGCAGGTAAAAGCACTGTCGGCAAACACTTAGCCAAAAAATTTGGTTACAACTTCTTAGATACAGATCCACTGATTGAACAATGTGCAGGGAAACCAATCCCTGAAATTTTTGCCAATGATGGTGAAAATACTTTTCGCGATCTTGAACAGCAGGTACTTTCTCAAGTTTCCGCCCATACCCGCCTAGTCGTAGCCACAGGTGGTGGCATTGTCATGAGATCGCTTAATTGGTCACATCTCCACGATGGTATTGTTATTTGGATTGATGTACCGATTGAAACTTTGCACAAGCGTCTCAAAACTGCATCTGAACAACGCCCTCTTTTGCAGACTGCCGATCCATTACAAACCCTCAATGATATCTATCGTCAACGACGCGATCGCTATGCTCAAGCTGACATTTCAATCATGGTTACTGCTGATGAATCAAGCGAAACTGTCTGCGATCGCTTATTTGAAATGATCCAAACTCGAATCAACCCTGATCGTCTCAGGTAAATCACCAAAATCAGCAAGGTTACGCCCCGCAGGGGCGCAACCTTGCTGATTTTGGTTTATAGGCGGTAATTCCCACTATCTATAGTTTCTAGGTTTGCGATCGCAATCTTAGGGGTGCTAAGATAATTTTTTCAATTTGACAAAAATTGGCTTTGCATAAACTCAAGAATAACTTTGCAAGTGGAACAAGAGTGATTCGATAAGCATCAACACTCTTAAAAAGTTAGGACTAACCGAAATTTTAGTGCTGATATGACACCATCATCCCCTTCTCGCATACCATCCATGGATACTATCGCTACGATTGATGTAATTGCAGAGAGCGAATCCTCAAGCGAATTTCCGTCTGCTAAGCACAACAGTACAGTCCCAGCTTTATCTAGTTTCCCAGATAGTTCTGACAGGAGTTCTAGTGCTTTAGCGGTAACCAGTGGAGGTAATTTCGCCTCGGTTCTTGCTCCGCTTACACCCGAAAAATTCAGTCAAGTTGTTAGTGATGTTGAGCAAAGATTGCGGATCGTTAATCAAACCCTCGGAATGCTTAACACCGACTTCGATGTCATTCTTGATGAAATGCTGCAAGCGATTCGCGGCAAAATTGGTGAGCTACTTTCAGCCGATCGCACCACAATTTTTTTATTAGATGCCGATAAAAACCAATTATGGACAAATGTGGCTGGTGAAGATGGCAAAAATATTGAAATTCGGATTTCAACCGAACCGACCAGCATTGCAGGTGAAGTTGCTACCTATGGTCACATCGTAAATATTCCCTTTGATTTTTTTGATGATCCGCGATCAACTCAAGCTAAAAAGCAATTTGAGCGGACAGGTTATCGCACCTACTCTATGCTTTCCATGCCACTTTTGAACGATGACGATCAACTAGTTGCTGTGGTGCAGTTAATCAATAAATTACGGATTAATGATCCCAAGGGTTCTCTTGAAGATGGCGTAGATAGAATTGGTTTTACTGAAGAAGATCAAGCATTATTTGCTCAGTTCGCCCCATCAATGCGCCTAATTTTAGAAAGCTCTCAAGCTTTTTATTCGGCTGCCCAAAAACAACGCGCCGCCGATGCTCTAATGAAAGCTGCGATGTCTTTAGGGCAAAGTTTGGATCTTGAAGCAACCCTTAAAAAGGTTATGGACGAAGCCAAATTATTGATGAATGCCGATCGCAGTACACTGTGGCTAATTGATCGCGATCGCAATGATCTCTGGACACAAATTGTTGATCAATATGGACTAACTAAGGAATTGCGCGTCCCCATGGGCGTAGGATTTGCAGGACGAGTTGCAACTACTGGTGAAGTCTTAAATATTCCCTTTGACCTTTACGAACATCCCGATGCTGCTAACTCCAAAAAATTTGATCAAGCAAATGGCTATCGTACCTGTAGCCTTCTTTGTATGCCAATTTTTAACTCTAATAAAGACCTAATCGGGGTTACGCAATTAGTTAACAAAGTCCAGCGTGGCGATTTTCCTGAATACGATCCCACCACATGGCCAGCGTCTCCTCAACGGTTTAAGGCAAGCTTTAATAGCAATGATGAAGAATTCATGAAAGTCTTCAATGTCCAAGCAGGTGTTGCGCTGGAAAATGCCAAGTTATTTGCTAAGGTCAAGCAAGAACAGCAAATGCAAAAAGATATCTTGCGTAGTCTTTCAGATGGTGTGATCTCTACCGACAAACATGGCAAGATTATTGCTGCTAATGAACGCGCCTATGCTTTGCTTGGTGTCGGAGAGTCCTTGCTAGAAGGCAAATCTGTATATGAACTAATCAACATCGAGAAAGCTAACTTCACTAGATGGTTTGACAATAGTCTAGAAGGTAGTGACGAAAAAAGTCGCAAGCAATATTATCCCGATCAGACTCTGCGCTCTACCGATGGTGAACAGCACAGCATCAATATTTCGATCAATACCATGTCCGAAGGTAACGAAGGCGAAGGCGTGCATGGCGCACTAGTAGTGATGGAAGACATCAGTCAAGAAAAGCGCCTCAAGAGCACGATGTATCGCTACATGACCCAAGAACTAGCCGAACAGCTTTTAGCTGGTGGTGATGCCAAGATGGGTGGCGATCGCAAAGAAGTTTCAGTTTTATTCTCGGATATTCGCAGCTATACCACGATTACAGAATCTCTCGCCGCCGAAGATGTAGTAATGATGCTGAATGAATATTTTGAAACAATGGTAGAGGCAGTATTTAACTACAAAGGCACGCTGGATAAATATATCGGTGATGCAATTATGGCGGTGTTTGGTTCGCCTTTGCCTATTCCC from Pseudanabaena sp. BC1403 encodes:
- a CDS encoding shikimate kinase, coding for MLNGTNIFLIGMMGAGKSTVGKHLAKKFGYNFLDTDPLIEQCAGKPIPEIFANDGENTFRDLEQQVLSQVSAHTRLVVATGGGIVMRSLNWSHLHDGIVIWIDVPIETLHKRLKTASEQRPLLQTADPLQTLNDIYRQRRDRYAQADISIMVTADESSETVCDRLFEMIQTRINPDRLR
- a CDS encoding adenylate/guanylate cyclase domain-containing protein, which translates into the protein MTPSSPSRIPSMDTIATIDVIAESESSSEFPSAKHNSTVPALSSFPDSSDRSSSALAVTSGGNFASVLAPLTPEKFSQVVSDVEQRLRIVNQTLGMLNTDFDVILDEMLQAIRGKIGELLSADRTTIFLLDADKNQLWTNVAGEDGKNIEIRISTEPTSIAGEVATYGHIVNIPFDFFDDPRSTQAKKQFERTGYRTYSMLSMPLLNDDDQLVAVVQLINKLRINDPKGSLEDGVDRIGFTEEDQALFAQFAPSMRLILESSQAFYSAAQKQRAADALMKAAMSLGQSLDLEATLKKVMDEAKLLMNADRSTLWLIDRDRNDLWTQIVDQYGLTKELRVPMGVGFAGRVATTGEVLNIPFDLYEHPDAANSKKFDQANGYRTCSLLCMPIFNSNKDLIGVTQLVNKVQRGDFPEYDPTTWPASPQRFKASFNSNDEEFMKVFNVQAGVALENAKLFAKVKQEQQMQKDILRSLSDGVISTDKHGKIIAANERAYALLGVGESLLEGKSVYELINIEKANFTRWFDNSLEGSDEKSRKQYYPDQTLRSTDGEQHSINISINTMSEGNEGEGVHGALVVMEDISQEKRLKSTMYRYMTQELAEQLLAGGDAKMGGDRKEVSVLFSDIRSYTTITESLAAEDVVMMLNEYFETMVEAVFNYKGTLDKYIGDAIMAVFGSPLPIPDHAWMAVQTAIDMRHRLKEFNIKRIEQLKPQNQKELDMATIRIGIGINSDTVISGNIGSTRRMEFTAIGDGVNLGSRLEGASKQYGTDAIISETTYKFCSDRIWVRELDCIQVKGKNQPVSVYELIGLKSDPLSPIQTQIIEHYHTAREHYLARKFSKAVAEFAEVLELDNHNKAANIHITRCQHFLLNPPEDSWDGVWRMTEK